In the genome of Bradyrhizobium arachidis, one region contains:
- a CDS encoding alpha/beta hydrolase, translated as MVGAVPNVRADTRADRTNSGRHGRALRIGLVSALVPLALALVQCGKASNPAALAANSQANVQTNVQANQVVAKTNPQASNRQVASGDSFEDRFPAPQFTERFPSASESFLQRQMSDFSPKRAVQQQPEQAPYKVASLEPQVPFKRPARDDLTTLVSMKSSAFPYFGNNPASDAPFLNISKGDRRGHRSYSGRVYWQDETYSDSRVLVHVPEHFDVHKPGVIVVFFHGNGATLERDVRNRQLVPQQITDSGANAILLAPQMAVDAADSSAGKFWQAGGFKRFMEESANHLARLTGDPNSARAFANMPIVIVGYSGGFLPTAWSLEVGGISDRVRGVVLLDAVYGEMDKFASWIESHRSGFFVSSYTHYTARRDRELMSMLRQKGISVSEDMDGPLRPGSVVFVETGEGITHRDYVTRAWTRDPLKDVLVKMSATPALSLTRVASTNPAPSR; from the coding sequence ATGGTCGGGGCCGTTCCGAACGTGAGAGCTGACACGCGTGCCGATCGGACGAATTCCGGTCGGCACGGCCGTGCGCTCCGGATCGGTCTGGTCTCAGCCTTGGTGCCCCTCGCGCTCGCGCTGGTTCAATGCGGCAAGGCGTCCAATCCGGCAGCGCTCGCGGCGAACTCGCAGGCCAACGTCCAAACCAACGTCCAAGCCAATCAGGTCGTCGCCAAGACCAATCCACAGGCCTCCAACCGGCAGGTTGCGAGCGGCGACAGCTTCGAGGATCGCTTCCCTGCCCCGCAGTTCACGGAGCGCTTCCCGTCGGCGAGCGAGAGTTTTCTGCAACGGCAGATGTCGGACTTCTCGCCAAAGCGCGCGGTGCAGCAACAGCCGGAGCAAGCTCCCTACAAGGTCGCCTCGCTCGAGCCTCAGGTCCCGTTCAAGCGCCCCGCACGTGACGACCTGACGACGCTTGTCAGCATGAAATCGTCGGCGTTCCCCTATTTCGGCAACAATCCCGCCTCCGATGCGCCGTTCCTCAACATCTCCAAGGGCGACCGCCGCGGCCACCGCAGCTATTCGGGGCGCGTCTACTGGCAGGACGAGACCTACAGCGACAGCCGCGTGCTGGTGCACGTGCCCGAGCATTTCGACGTGCACAAGCCGGGCGTGATCGTGGTGTTCTTCCACGGAAATGGCGCAACGTTGGAGCGCGACGTGCGCAACAGGCAGCTGGTGCCGCAGCAGATCACCGATTCCGGCGCCAACGCGATCCTCCTTGCTCCGCAGATGGCGGTCGATGCCGCCGATTCCAGTGCCGGCAAGTTCTGGCAGGCCGGCGGCTTTAAGCGCTTCATGGAGGAATCGGCGAACCACCTCGCCCGCCTCACCGGCGATCCCAACAGCGCGCGCGCCTTTGCCAACATGCCGATCGTGATCGTCGGCTATAGCGGCGGTTTCCTGCCGACGGCCTGGAGCCTCGAGGTCGGCGGCATCAGCGACCGCGTCCGTGGCGTCGTGCTGCTCGACGCCGTCTATGGCGAAATGGACAAGTTCGCCTCATGGATCGAGAGCCACCGCTCCGGCTTCTTCGTCAGCTCCTACACGCACTACACCGCACGACGCGACCGCGAGCTGATGAGCATGCTCAGGCAGAAGGGCATCAGCGTCTCCGAAGACATGGATGGCCCCTTGCGTCCCGGCAGCGTGGTGTTCGTGGAGACCGGCGAAGGCATCACACATCGTGACTATGTGACGCGCGCCTGGACGCGCGATCCGCTCAAGGACGTGCTGGTGAAGATGTCGGCGACGCCGGCGCTCTCGCTCACGCGGGTGGCCTCCACCAATCCGGCACCGAGCCGCTAG